A stretch of the Capsicum annuum cultivar UCD-10X-F1 chromosome 8, UCD10Xv1.1, whole genome shotgun sequence genome encodes the following:
- the LOC107839798 gene encoding 2-C-methyl-D-erythritol 4-phosphate cytidylyltransferase, chloroplastic: protein MSTLQLGVTLSSSSPMLLPTNSHIPKYGFPSLSLFPTSNTNFLKNPFPLAHRTYSHGEPRMGLFQIICSATSQILNKGSDVVVEEKSVSVILLAGGKGKRMGASMPKQYLPLLGQPIALYSFYTFSKMPQVKEIIVVCDPSYQDIFEDAKENIQVDLKFALPGKERQDSVYSGLQEVDSNSKLACIHDSARPLVLTEDVEKVLKDGWLVGAAVLGVPAKATIKEANSESFVVKTLDRKTLWEMQTPQVIKPELLKKGFEFVNREGLEVTDDVSIVEHLKHPVYITEGSYTNIKVTTPDDLLLAERILNIEES, encoded by the exons ATGTCTACTCTTCAATTGGGTGTCACCCTTTCATCTTCATCTCCAATGTTGTTGCCAACTAATTCTCATATACCCAAATATGGTTTTCCCTCACtctcactttttcccacttcaaATACCAACTTTTTAAAGAATCCTTTCCCCTTAGCTCACAGAACCTATAGTCATGGTGAACCAAGAATGGGTCTTTTCCAGATTATTTGCTCTGCCACCTCACAAATTCTTAACAAG GGGTCAGATGTTGTGGTGGAGGAGAAAAGTGTTTCTGTCATTCTTCTTGCTGGAGGGAAGGGAAAAAGAATGGGT GCAAGCATGCCAAAGCAGTATCTTCCACTTCTAGGCCAGCCAATTGCATTGTACAG TTTCTACACTTTTTCCAAGATGCCTCAGGTGAAGGAGATCATTGTCGTATGCGATCCTTCTTATCAAGACATATTTGAAG ATGCCAAAGAGAATATCCAAGTCGACTTGAAATTTGCATTGCCTGGGAAGGAAAGACAAGATTCTGTATACAGCGGACTTCAG GAAGTTGATTCAAACTCCAAACTTGCATGCATCCATGACTCTGCAAGACCTCTTGTACTAACTGAAGATGTAGAAAAG GTCCTGAAGGATGGTTGGCTGGTTGGAGCAGCAGTACTTGGGGTTCCGGCCAAAGCAACAATCAAAGAG GCAAACAGTGAATCATTTGTAGTGAAAACTCTTGACAGGAAAACACTTTGGGAAATGCAGACACCTCAG GTAATCAAGCCTGAGTTGCTTAAGAAGGGTTTCGAATTTGTCAACAG GGAAGGACTTGAAGTAACAGATGATGTATCAATAGTGGAGCACCTTAAACATCCTGTATATATTACTGAAGGCTCTTACACTAACATAAAG GTTACAACACCCGACGATTTGCTGCTTGCGGAAAGAATATTGAACATTGAAGAATCTtag